A genomic window from Vitis riparia cultivar Riparia Gloire de Montpellier isolate 1030 chromosome 16, EGFV_Vit.rip_1.0, whole genome shotgun sequence includes:
- the LOC117933712 gene encoding uncharacterized protein LOC117933712 isoform X3, which yields MQRARVFPSIAFLHLNPPSTDFGQSDAATMSAPCCRTLSHYPSLISPPISRIRISNLPRTSLSLNQRFRIVDTLSRYSKNKWRGSCHRQEESSAEIPEFETVEDKLPEELAKPEVEQSDKLKKDWVSKVRKALKAADAFFGMKPWTVPWTAMTILQVMLLWIASFWLVGSWIIPFLAHKAGFRKETMTHRGQALYGLLGEVTEGLSGIAILHICLARFHPLPSDWFRLSLEGKWHFDVGLGCLMFPLVNRLSQINENLLPVAPSTPVTGSSVQQSIVARDPVAMALYAVFLSVCAPIWEEIFFRGFLLPSLTRYMPVWCSILMSSVAFASAHLNLQTMLPFIFLGMLIGAVFARSRNLLASMLLHSLWNAFVFIDLMK from the exons ATGCAGAGAGCTAGGGTTTTTCCATCAATCGCATTCCTCCACCTAAACCCTCCATCTACGGATTTCGGCCAATCCGATGCCGCCACAATGTCAGCCCCATGCTGCCGCACTCTCTCTCACTACCCCTCTCTCATCTCTCCTCCAATTTCAAGAATCAGGATTTCGAATCTTCCAAGAACTTCACTTTCTCTGAATCAAAGATTTCGTATTGTCGATACTCTCTCCAGGTATTCAAAGAAT AAATGGAGAGGTTCATGCCATAGGCAGGAAGAATCTTCTGCAGAAATTCCAGAGTTTGAGACTGTAGAAGATAAGCTGCCAGAAGAATTGGCAAAGCCTGAAGTTGAACAATCtgataaattgaaaaaagattGGGTTTCAAAGGTTCGAAAGGCATTAAAG GCTGCTGATGCATTTTTTGGAATGAAACCTTGGACAGTGCCTTGGACAGCAATGACCATTTTGCAG GTTATGCTCCTCTGGATTGCTTCATTCTGGTTGGTGGGATCTTGGATAATTCCATTTCTGGCTCATAAAGCAGGTTTCAGAAAGGAGACCATGACACACAGAGGGCAAGCCTTGTATGGCCTCTTGGGTGAAGTGACCGAAGGTCTTTCTGGGATTGCAATTCTTCATATCTGCCTTGCAAGGTTCCATCCCCTTCCATCTGATTGGTTCAGGTTAAGCCTTGAAGGGAAGTGGCACTTTGATGTTGGCTTGGGTTGCCTCATGTTTCCCCTGGTCAACCGTCTCTCGCAGatcaatgaaaatttattgCCTGTTGCTCCCTCCACTCCGGTCACTGGGTCAAGCGTTCAGCAATCAATTGTTGCACGAGACCCGGTGGCAATGGCCCTTTATGCAGTGTTTCTTTCAGTTTGTGCCCCTATCTGGGAGGAGATTTTCTTCCGTGGATTCCTTCTCCCTTCCTTGACCAGGTACATGCCTGTATGGTGCTCCATTCTTATGAGTTCAGTAGCTTTTGCCTCGGCACATCTCAACTTGCAGACAATGCTACCATTTATATTCCTTGGGATGTTGATTGGTGCCGTCTTTGCACGATCAAGGAACCTGTTGGCATCAATGCTCTTGCATAGTCTCTGGAATGCCTTTGTATTCATAGATCTCATGAAATAG
- the LOC117933712 gene encoding uncharacterized protein LOC117933712 isoform X1 has product MQRARVFPSIAFLHLNPPSTDFGQSDAATMSAPCCRTLSHYPSLISPPISRIRISNLPRTSLSLNQRFRIVDTLSRKLTRKMNLKIYVCRRVLLGLHFVRFLAWESDNLGKTKVVFISTCTSNASTRKWRGSCHRQEESSAEIPEFETVEDKLPEELAKPEVEQSDKLKKDWVSKVRKALKAADAFFGMKPWTVPWTAMTILQVMLLWIASFWLVGSWIIPFLAHKAGFRKETMTHRGQALYGLLGEVTEGLSGIAILHICLARFHPLPSDWFRLSLEGKWHFDVGLGCLMFPLVNRLSQINENLLPVAPSTPVTGSSVQQSIVARDPVAMALYAVFLSVCAPIWEEIFFRGFLLPSLTRYMPVWCSILMSSVAFASAHLNLQTMLPFIFLGMLIGAVFARSRNLLASMLLHSLWNAFVFIDLMK; this is encoded by the exons ATGCAGAGAGCTAGGGTTTTTCCATCAATCGCATTCCTCCACCTAAACCCTCCATCTACGGATTTCGGCCAATCCGATGCCGCCACAATGTCAGCCCCATGCTGCCGCACTCTCTCTCACTACCCCTCTCTCATCTCTCCTCCAATTTCAAGAATCAGGATTTCGAATCTTCCAAGAACTTCACTTTCTCTGAATCAAAGATTTCGTATTGTCGATACTCTCTCCAG AAAACTGACgaggaaaatgaatttgaaaatctatGTTTGTCGGCGGGTATTGCTTGGTTTGCATTTCGTGAGATTTCTTGCTTGGGAAAGCGATAATCTTGGCAAAACCAaagtagtttttatttccaCGTGTACAAGCAATGCTTCCACGAGG AAATGGAGAGGTTCATGCCATAGGCAGGAAGAATCTTCTGCAGAAATTCCAGAGTTTGAGACTGTAGAAGATAAGCTGCCAGAAGAATTGGCAAAGCCTGAAGTTGAACAATCtgataaattgaaaaaagattGGGTTTCAAAGGTTCGAAAGGCATTAAAG GCTGCTGATGCATTTTTTGGAATGAAACCTTGGACAGTGCCTTGGACAGCAATGACCATTTTGCAG GTTATGCTCCTCTGGATTGCTTCATTCTGGTTGGTGGGATCTTGGATAATTCCATTTCTGGCTCATAAAGCAGGTTTCAGAAAGGAGACCATGACACACAGAGGGCAAGCCTTGTATGGCCTCTTGGGTGAAGTGACCGAAGGTCTTTCTGGGATTGCAATTCTTCATATCTGCCTTGCAAGGTTCCATCCCCTTCCATCTGATTGGTTCAGGTTAAGCCTTGAAGGGAAGTGGCACTTTGATGTTGGCTTGGGTTGCCTCATGTTTCCCCTGGTCAACCGTCTCTCGCAGatcaatgaaaatttattgCCTGTTGCTCCCTCCACTCCGGTCACTGGGTCAAGCGTTCAGCAATCAATTGTTGCACGAGACCCGGTGGCAATGGCCCTTTATGCAGTGTTTCTTTCAGTTTGTGCCCCTATCTGGGAGGAGATTTTCTTCCGTGGATTCCTTCTCCCTTCCTTGACCAGGTACATGCCTGTATGGTGCTCCATTCTTATGAGTTCAGTAGCTTTTGCCTCGGCACATCTCAACTTGCAGACAATGCTACCATTTATATTCCTTGGGATGTTGATTGGTGCCGTCTTTGCACGATCAAGGAACCTGTTGGCATCAATGCTCTTGCATAGTCTCTGGAATGCCTTTGTATTCATAGATCTCATGAAATAG
- the LOC117933712 gene encoding uncharacterized protein LOC117933712 isoform X4, with product MNLKIYVCRRVLLGLHFVRFLAWESDNLGKTKVVFISTCTSNASTRKWRGSCHRQEESSAEIPEFETVEDKLPEELAKPEVEQSDKLKKDWVSKVRKALKAADAFFGMKPWTVPWTAMTILQVMLLWIASFWLVGSWIIPFLAHKAGFRKETMTHRGQALYGLLGEVTEGLSGIAILHICLARFHPLPSDWFRLSLEGKWHFDVGLGCLMFPLVNRLSQINENLLPVAPSTPVTGSSVQQSIVARDPVAMALYAVFLSVCAPIWEEIFFRGFLLPSLTRYMPVWCSILMSSVAFASAHLNLQTMLPFIFLGMLIGAVFARSRNLLASMLLHSLWNAFVFIDLMK from the exons atgaatttgaaaatctatGTTTGTCGGCGGGTATTGCTTGGTTTGCATTTCGTGAGATTTCTTGCTTGGGAAAGCGATAATCTTGGCAAAACCAaagtagtttttatttccaCGTGTACAAGCAATGCTTCCACGAGG AAATGGAGAGGTTCATGCCATAGGCAGGAAGAATCTTCTGCAGAAATTCCAGAGTTTGAGACTGTAGAAGATAAGCTGCCAGAAGAATTGGCAAAGCCTGAAGTTGAACAATCtgataaattgaaaaaagattGGGTTTCAAAGGTTCGAAAGGCATTAAAG GCTGCTGATGCATTTTTTGGAATGAAACCTTGGACAGTGCCTTGGACAGCAATGACCATTTTGCAG GTTATGCTCCTCTGGATTGCTTCATTCTGGTTGGTGGGATCTTGGATAATTCCATTTCTGGCTCATAAAGCAGGTTTCAGAAAGGAGACCATGACACACAGAGGGCAAGCCTTGTATGGCCTCTTGGGTGAAGTGACCGAAGGTCTTTCTGGGATTGCAATTCTTCATATCTGCCTTGCAAGGTTCCATCCCCTTCCATCTGATTGGTTCAGGTTAAGCCTTGAAGGGAAGTGGCACTTTGATGTTGGCTTGGGTTGCCTCATGTTTCCCCTGGTCAACCGTCTCTCGCAGatcaatgaaaatttattgCCTGTTGCTCCCTCCACTCCGGTCACTGGGTCAAGCGTTCAGCAATCAATTGTTGCACGAGACCCGGTGGCAATGGCCCTTTATGCAGTGTTTCTTTCAGTTTGTGCCCCTATCTGGGAGGAGATTTTCTTCCGTGGATTCCTTCTCCCTTCCTTGACCAGGTACATGCCTGTATGGTGCTCCATTCTTATGAGTTCAGTAGCTTTTGCCTCGGCACATCTCAACTTGCAGACAATGCTACCATTTATATTCCTTGGGATGTTGATTGGTGCCGTCTTTGCACGATCAAGGAACCTGTTGGCATCAATGCTCTTGCATAGTCTCTGGAATGCCTTTGTATTCATAGATCTCATGAAATAG
- the LOC117933712 gene encoding uncharacterized protein LOC117933712 isoform X5 produces the protein MLPHSLSLPLSHLSSNFKNQDFESSKNFTFSESKISYCRYSLQKWRGSCHRQEESSAEIPEFETVEDKLPEELAKPEVEQSDKLKKDWVSKVRKALKAADAFFGMKPWTVPWTAMTILQVMLLWIASFWLVGSWIIPFLAHKAGFRKETMTHRGQALYGLLGEVTEGLSGIAILHICLARFHPLPSDWFRLSLEGKWHFDVGLGCLMFPLVNRLSQINENLLPVAPSTPVTGSSVQQSIVARDPVAMALYAVFLSVCAPIWEEIFFRGFLLPSLTRYMPVWCSILMSSVAFASAHLNLQTMLPFIFLGMLIGAVFARSRNLLASMLLHSLWNAFVFIDLMK, from the exons ATGCTGCCGCACTCTCTCTCACTACCCCTCTCTCATCTCTCCTCCAATTTCAAGAATCAGGATTTCGAATCTTCCAAGAACTTCACTTTCTCTGAATCAAAGATTTCGTATTGTCGATACTCTCTCCAG AAATGGAGAGGTTCATGCCATAGGCAGGAAGAATCTTCTGCAGAAATTCCAGAGTTTGAGACTGTAGAAGATAAGCTGCCAGAAGAATTGGCAAAGCCTGAAGTTGAACAATCtgataaattgaaaaaagattGGGTTTCAAAGGTTCGAAAGGCATTAAAG GCTGCTGATGCATTTTTTGGAATGAAACCTTGGACAGTGCCTTGGACAGCAATGACCATTTTGCAG GTTATGCTCCTCTGGATTGCTTCATTCTGGTTGGTGGGATCTTGGATAATTCCATTTCTGGCTCATAAAGCAGGTTTCAGAAAGGAGACCATGACACACAGAGGGCAAGCCTTGTATGGCCTCTTGGGTGAAGTGACCGAAGGTCTTTCTGGGATTGCAATTCTTCATATCTGCCTTGCAAGGTTCCATCCCCTTCCATCTGATTGGTTCAGGTTAAGCCTTGAAGGGAAGTGGCACTTTGATGTTGGCTTGGGTTGCCTCATGTTTCCCCTGGTCAACCGTCTCTCGCAGatcaatgaaaatttattgCCTGTTGCTCCCTCCACTCCGGTCACTGGGTCAAGCGTTCAGCAATCAATTGTTGCACGAGACCCGGTGGCAATGGCCCTTTATGCAGTGTTTCTTTCAGTTTGTGCCCCTATCTGGGAGGAGATTTTCTTCCGTGGATTCCTTCTCCCTTCCTTGACCAGGTACATGCCTGTATGGTGCTCCATTCTTATGAGTTCAGTAGCTTTTGCCTCGGCACATCTCAACTTGCAGACAATGCTACCATTTATATTCCTTGGGATGTTGATTGGTGCCGTCTTTGCACGATCAAGGAACCTGTTGGCATCAATGCTCTTGCATAGTCTCTGGAATGCCTTTGTATTCATAGATCTCATGAAATAG
- the LOC117933712 gene encoding uncharacterized protein LOC117933712 isoform X2, translating to MQRARVFPSIAFLHLNPPSTDFGQSDAATMSAPCCRTLSHYPSLISPPISRIRISNLPRTSLSLNQRFRIVDTLSRKLTRKMNLKIYVCRRVLLGLHFVRFLAWESDNLGKTKVVFISTCTSNASTRKWRGSCHRQEESSAEIPEFETVEDKLPEELAKPEVEQSDKLKKDWVSKAADAFFGMKPWTVPWTAMTILQVMLLWIASFWLVGSWIIPFLAHKAGFRKETMTHRGQALYGLLGEVTEGLSGIAILHICLARFHPLPSDWFRLSLEGKWHFDVGLGCLMFPLVNRLSQINENLLPVAPSTPVTGSSVQQSIVARDPVAMALYAVFLSVCAPIWEEIFFRGFLLPSLTRYMPVWCSILMSSVAFASAHLNLQTMLPFIFLGMLIGAVFARSRNLLASMLLHSLWNAFVFIDLMK from the exons ATGCAGAGAGCTAGGGTTTTTCCATCAATCGCATTCCTCCACCTAAACCCTCCATCTACGGATTTCGGCCAATCCGATGCCGCCACAATGTCAGCCCCATGCTGCCGCACTCTCTCTCACTACCCCTCTCTCATCTCTCCTCCAATTTCAAGAATCAGGATTTCGAATCTTCCAAGAACTTCACTTTCTCTGAATCAAAGATTTCGTATTGTCGATACTCTCTCCAG AAAACTGACgaggaaaatgaatttgaaaatctatGTTTGTCGGCGGGTATTGCTTGGTTTGCATTTCGTGAGATTTCTTGCTTGGGAAAGCGATAATCTTGGCAAAACCAaagtagtttttatttccaCGTGTACAAGCAATGCTTCCACGAGG AAATGGAGAGGTTCATGCCATAGGCAGGAAGAATCTTCTGCAGAAATTCCAGAGTTTGAGACTGTAGAAGATAAGCTGCCAGAAGAATTGGCAAAGCCTGAAGTTGAACAATCtgataaattgaaaaaagattGGGTTTCAAAG GCTGCTGATGCATTTTTTGGAATGAAACCTTGGACAGTGCCTTGGACAGCAATGACCATTTTGCAG GTTATGCTCCTCTGGATTGCTTCATTCTGGTTGGTGGGATCTTGGATAATTCCATTTCTGGCTCATAAAGCAGGTTTCAGAAAGGAGACCATGACACACAGAGGGCAAGCCTTGTATGGCCTCTTGGGTGAAGTGACCGAAGGTCTTTCTGGGATTGCAATTCTTCATATCTGCCTTGCAAGGTTCCATCCCCTTCCATCTGATTGGTTCAGGTTAAGCCTTGAAGGGAAGTGGCACTTTGATGTTGGCTTGGGTTGCCTCATGTTTCCCCTGGTCAACCGTCTCTCGCAGatcaatgaaaatttattgCCTGTTGCTCCCTCCACTCCGGTCACTGGGTCAAGCGTTCAGCAATCAATTGTTGCACGAGACCCGGTGGCAATGGCCCTTTATGCAGTGTTTCTTTCAGTTTGTGCCCCTATCTGGGAGGAGATTTTCTTCCGTGGATTCCTTCTCCCTTCCTTGACCAGGTACATGCCTGTATGGTGCTCCATTCTTATGAGTTCAGTAGCTTTTGCCTCGGCACATCTCAACTTGCAGACAATGCTACCATTTATATTCCTTGGGATGTTGATTGGTGCCGTCTTTGCACGATCAAGGAACCTGTTGGCATCAATGCTCTTGCATAGTCTCTGGAATGCCTTTGTATTCATAGATCTCATGAAATAG